The DNA region TACCGGAGGGTTTCGATGTTGTCGAGGCCTGCGGCTGGAAACCGGGCAAGGACGAATTCGGTCCGGATGTGATGGTCTTCCCGCTCGCCGAGGCCACTTCCGACGTCCGCTTCACCGGCACCCCGGTGCTGTGCATCGAGGTGGTCTCAGGCAACCGTGGCAATGACTATGTGACCAAGGTGGCCAAGTACGCCATGGCCGGGCTCGTGCACTACTGGATCCTCGACCCGGCCGGCACGCTTGATGTGCTGACCCTGGACGAGACCGGTCACTACCGGCTGGAGACCGAGGTGCTCGTCGACAAGCCGCAGGACGTGTCGTTCGGGATCGCCGAGGTTCACATCGACCTGGCCATCATTCTGCGGTGAGGCCAGCGGCTGTGTCCGCAACCGCCGTCCCCGCCACTTCGGGCTAGTCTGCTCCGGTGTCAAGCGCCGAACCCACGCCCGCCGCGGACAGCTCCCGGGAGAGATCGGGACTGGTCGGCTGGTGGCAGGCCCGCCGCAGCGGCCGAACAGTCGTCATCGCCTGGCTGGTGACGCGGCTGCTGATGCTCGTCGTGATGACCATCCTCGACACCACGAACAAGACCCGCCCGGTCACCGGTGACGTCCTCTACTACCAGCGCAAGATCGTCGGGCTGTTCGAGGTCGGCCTGCCGGGCACGATGATGGAGTACCCGACGCCGGTGGTGTGGATCCTCACGCTCCCGTACGGTGCCGGGTTCGGCAGCCAGGTCGGCTACGTGGTCGCGTTCGTCATCTTGATGCTGGCCCTCGACGCCGCCTTCACGTACGCGCTCTGGCGCAGCGCCGGCCGGCGGCACGACCTGGCCGTCGACTTCTGGATCGCGTTCGTCTTCCTGGTCGGACCGCTCAGCTACGGGCGGTTCGACATCATCCCGGCCGTACTGGCCGGCGGGGCTTTGCTGGCCGCGCGCACCCGGCCCTGGATAGCCGGCGCGCTGATCGGGCTCGGGGCGGCGATCAAGCTCTGGCCGGCGCTGCTCATCCCGGCACTGATGGCGGACAAGCAGCGGCGCAAACCGACCGCGATCGGCTTCGTCGTGGTCGGCTTCGGCCTGGCGTTGGTCAGCCTGATCGCCGGCGGGATGACCCGGCTGTTCTCGCCCCTGACCTGGCAGTCCGACCGAGGCCTGCAGATCGAGTCGGTCTGGGCCAGCCCGTTGATGCTGGTCCGGATGGTCGACCCGCAGGGCTGGCTGGTGGAGATCTCGAAGTACCAGGCGTTCGAGATCTTCGGTCCCGGCGTCGGTGTGTGGCAGACGGCGAGCAACATTGCCACCGTGGCCGGCCTGGTGACCATCGTGCTGCTGTGGGTCCGCGCCTTCCGGGTGCGCGGCGGTGTCTCACCGGTCGCCGTTGCCCTGGTGGTGCTCGCGACGGTCGCGATGATGATCATCACCAACAAGACCCTCAGCCCCCAGTACCTGCTCTGGCTGGGCGGCCCGGTCGCCGCGCTGCTGCTGCTCCGGACCCAGGCAGCCACCCCTGGGCTGCGCCGCTGGATCGTCCGGCTCGCAGTGGCCGCGCTCGTGCTCGCCGGGCTCACCCAGCTGGTCTACCCGCTGCTGTACGACAGCTATCTGAACCTCACCGGGCCGGTCGGGCTGGTGGTCGCCACCCTGGTGACCACCGTCCGCAACCTCGGTCTGCTCGGCTACACCGTCGCCACGGTGTTCCTGGCCTGGCGGACTACTTCATCGTCCCCTGCGACACCGAGCCCTGCAGCTGACGCTGGAAGATGATGTAGACGACCAGCACCGGCGTCACCGTGATCACCACGGCCGCGAACAGCGCGCCGAAGTCGACCGCGTAGCCGGCCTGCGAGGCGAACGCCGCCATCCCCTGGCTCAGCACGTAGTTGTCGACGTTGGTGTTGATCGCTACCGGGATGAGGAACTGGTTCCACAGCCCGAGGAAGTTGAAGATCGCCACCGAGGCGAAGCCGTTCCGGGCCATCGGCAGCATCACCAGGAAGAAGGTGGCCCACTCCCCCGCCCCGTCCAGGTACGCGGCCTCGGAGATCTCGTACGGTAGCGCCTTGAAGAAGGCGAACAGGAAGAACACCGTGAACGGCAGCGCGAACGCGACGTACGTCAGCGTCAGCCCGGGCAGCGTGTTCAGCAGGCCCAGGTTCTTCAGGGTGAAGAACAGCGGCACGATGGCCAGGAAGATCGGGAAGGTCAGACCGGCCAGCATCAGGTAGTAGATGACCTTGCTGCCGGGAAACTGGAACCGGGCCAGCCCGTACGCACACATCGACCCGAGCACCATCACGATCACCAGCGCCGAGCCGACGACCAGGACCGTGTTGAAGAAGTAGTTCCCGATGCCGGCCGTGGTCCAGGCGTTGACGTAGTTCTGCAGATGCAGACCCTGTGGCAGCGAGAACGGTGAGGAGAAGATCTCCCGGGTGGTCTTGAACGAGGTGACCAGCGTCCAGAGCATGGGGCCGATGACAATGACCGACCAGAGGACCAGGACCGCGTGGGTGATCCCGAGGAACGCCTTCTCCCCTGACGAGGTGGTCTGCTGCCGCAGCTCGGTCGACTCCTCGGACGCCGATCCGACCGGCGAGGTCACAGTGTTCATCGGCGGCCGTCATCCTTCCCGCCAAGCAGCCGGCTCACAGCGAAGACCAGTGCCGCGAACAGCAAGGTCACACCGGCAAGTACCACGCCCATCGCGCAGGCTAGTCCGAACTGGCCCTTGGTGAAGGCAGTGGTGAACAGCTGCTGCGCCATCACCAGGGTCGAGTTGTTGGGCCCGCCACCGGGGTTCAGCGCGGCCATGTAGACGAAGGCGTCCAAGGCGAGGATGCCGAGATAGATCCACGCCGTCTGGACGTTGTCGCGGATCAGTGGCAGCGTGATGGAGATGGCGATCCGGAACCGTCCGGCGCCGTCGATCCGGGCCGCCTCGAAGGTCTCGGCCGGCACGTCCTTGATGGCGGCCACGAACAACACCATGTAGAAGCCGACCATGCTCCACACGATCACGAAGATGGTGGCTGCCATCGCCGTCCGCTCGTCGCCGAGCCAGGGGAAGGACTCGAACATCTCGAACCCCAGCGCGGTCAGGATGCCGTTCAGCAGCCCGTTGCTGGGATCGTAGATCTGGCTCCACATGATGCCGATCACGATGGCCGGGATCACGTACGGGAAGAACGAGACGGTCCGGTAGAACCCGGATGCCTTCAGACCTCTGGTCTGGCCGCGCATGCTGCCGCCGACGGTGATGAGAGAGGCGAGCGCGAAGCTGAGGGTGAGCGTGACGACGGGCAGCACGATCGCCAGCACGATGTTGTTGCGCAGCGACTTCAAGAAGATGTCGTCAGTGAACACCCGCTCGAAGTTGCGCAGTCCGATGAAGTTCTGGGTCGGGCTGAACCCCGACCAGTCGGTCAGCGAGTAGTAGACAGCCTGGGCGAAGGGCGAGACGACGAAGACCAGGTAGATCACCAGCGGCAGGCCGAGGAAGACGGCCATGAAGCTGGCCTTGTCGAACGTCCACCGGCCGGCACGCCGGCGCCGGGCGGAGACGAGGTCCCCGCCCGGCACCGGCTGGGTGGCCGTTGTGGTCACTTGATCTCGATCTTCTTGACCGAGTCGTCACTGGCGACCTTGTCGGTGATCTGCTGCAGACCCTTGGTGAGGTCCGCCACCGACGACTTGCCGTCGAGGAAGGTGTTCCACAGCACGAGCTGGTCCGAGTTCATGCCGTAGTACTCGACGAACTGCCAGCTGAAGATGTCGTTCCCCGCGGCGCTCAGCATGTCGGTCTGCGACACCAGTGCGGTGGAACCGAAGCCGTCCGGCGGCACGGTGCCCTTGACCACGGTCGGAGCGAGCTTGGTCTTGGCGAAGTTCGTCGCCGCGTCCTTCGACAGCATCACCCGCAGCAGCTCCTTGCCACCGGCCACGTTCTTGCCCTGCGTCGGGACCACGTACGGCTCGCCGGCGGTGCTGTGCAGCGCCGTGAACGGCATCGCGCTGGAGGAGCTGACCGTCGGCTCGGGCGAGCCGGTCATCTCGAAGCCCTCCTTCGTCTGGTCCTTCATCTCGTTCTCGATCCAGGAGCCGGACGGGTAGAGCAGCGCGTCCTCGTCGTTGCTCCACTGCGCCTGCGCCGCGGTGAACTGGGTACCCGACCCACCCGGCTTGAACATGCCCGCATCGATGATCTTCTTCATCGCGGTGAACACCTCCTGGACGGCCTGCTGGGACCAGCAGTCCGGCTTGAGGTTCTCCAGCGACAGACGCACCTCGTCGCCGCCCTGCTTGATGGCCGAGCTGATGGCCAGTGTCTGGTAGTAGGTAGCCGCCTCCTTACCCCAGACGAACAGGTACTTCTTCTTCTCCTTGGCCTTGGTGCCGAGCTCGTACGCCTCGTCCCAGGTCTTGGGCGGGGTCCAGCCGTTCTCCTCGAACAGGGATGCCGAGTACCACAGCGCGTACACCGTGAGCGCGTAGTTGATCGCGGCCAGCTTGCCGTCGAAGGTGCCTGGCTCCAGCACACCGCCGAACAGGGTGTCGCGGATCTTGGTGCCTTCTACGTTCGGGGCGTCGACCACCGAGGTGAGGTCCTCGAGCTGGTCGATGATCGTGCTGATACCGATCGCCCCGGCGCCGGAGTTGTCGATCAGGTCCGGCGGGTCTCCAGCCACGAACCGCGGCTGCAGCTCCTGGGCGATCTTGGTCGACGGTGAGACCTTGACGGTGACGCCTGGGTGCAGCTGCTCCATCTGGTTGGCGGCGAACTCGACGTAGTCGATGCCGTAGCCACCGTTGAAGATGACCGCATCGACCGTGCTGTTGGCCGCCACACCGAACGGGTTCTCCGCCGAGACCGCTCCGGTCTCGGTGCTGCTAGGTGTCTCGCTGCCACCGCTCGCTGCGCAAGAGGCAAGCGTGCCGGCCAGCGGAGCCACCGCAGCGGCGGCCAGTGCGAACTTCAGGAACTGTCGCCTTTGCAGCGGGGTCTTGTCGACTGTCATCGAGATGTGCCTTTCGTCACCGGGTGCATCGCGCGCCCATGGATTGTGGACTCCGGAGGGAGATGATGACGGGTTGCGAGCCGGGCTCGCGGGTGACAATCACCTAAGCACATGTTTTGCGATTTTGCAGTATCTGAGCCAAAAGTTGCACAAAAATGCAACCTGGTGGTGATCCAACGCCACTCGTCTTGGACGGTCGAGGTCCGTGGCTTGGTCGGCTGGTTCGAACGGACGACCTTTCACGCCCAGGTCGGCCGGCATCCGTTGACGGCGTGGTGCTCGAACACCGGGACCACCCTTTCTGCAGTGCCCGGCCGCTGGAACGGAGTGGG from Microlunatus phosphovorus NM-1 includes:
- a CDS encoding Uma2 family endonuclease, whose amino-acid sequence is MAVEALVRRPATWDEYQALGEDVRAEYIDGEIVMTPFPTIGHQRASRRLANLLESVLPEGFDVVEACGWKPGKDEFGPDVMVFPLAEATSDVRFTGTPVLCIEVVSGNRGNDYVTKVAKYAMAGLVHYWILDPAGTLDVLTLDETGHYRLETEVLVDKPQDVSFGIAEVHIDLAIILR
- a CDS encoding glycosyltransferase family 87 protein, with the translated sequence MSSAEPTPAADSSRERSGLVGWWQARRSGRTVVIAWLVTRLLMLVVMTILDTTNKTRPVTGDVLYYQRKIVGLFEVGLPGTMMEYPTPVVWILTLPYGAGFGSQVGYVVAFVILMLALDAAFTYALWRSAGRRHDLAVDFWIAFVFLVGPLSYGRFDIIPAVLAGGALLAARTRPWIAGALIGLGAAIKLWPALLIPALMADKQRRKPTAIGFVVVGFGLALVSLIAGGMTRLFSPLTWQSDRGLQIESVWASPLMLVRMVDPQGWLVEISKYQAFEIFGPGVGVWQTASNIATVAGLVTIVLLWVRAFRVRGGVSPVAVALVVLATVAMMIITNKTLSPQYLLWLGGPVAALLLLRTQAATPGLRRWIVRLAVAALVLAGLTQLVYPLLYDSYLNLTGPVGLVVATLVTTVRNLGLLGYTVATVFLAWRTTSSSPATPSPAADAGR
- a CDS encoding carbohydrate ABC transporter permease; this encodes MNTVTSPVGSASEESTELRQQTTSSGEKAFLGITHAVLVLWSVIVIGPMLWTLVTSFKTTREIFSSPFSLPQGLHLQNYVNAWTTAGIGNYFFNTVLVVGSALVIVMVLGSMCAYGLARFQFPGSKVIYYLMLAGLTFPIFLAIVPLFFTLKNLGLLNTLPGLTLTYVAFALPFTVFFLFAFFKALPYEISEAAYLDGAGEWATFFLVMLPMARNGFASVAIFNFLGLWNQFLIPVAINTNVDNYVLSQGMAAFASQAGYAVDFGALFAAVVITVTPVLVVYIIFQRQLQGSVSQGTMK
- a CDS encoding carbohydrate ABC transporter permease gives rise to the protein MTTTATQPVPGGDLVSARRRRAGRWTFDKASFMAVFLGLPLVIYLVFVVSPFAQAVYYSLTDWSGFSPTQNFIGLRNFERVFTDDIFLKSLRNNIVLAIVLPVVTLTLSFALASLITVGGSMRGQTRGLKASGFYRTVSFFPYVIPAIVIGIMWSQIYDPSNGLLNGILTALGFEMFESFPWLGDERTAMAATIFVIVWSMVGFYMVLFVAAIKDVPAETFEAARIDGAGRFRIAISITLPLIRDNVQTAWIYLGILALDAFVYMAALNPGGGPNNSTLVMAQQLFTTAFTKGQFGLACAMGVVLAGVTLLFAALVFAVSRLLGGKDDGRR
- the ngcE gene encoding N-acetylglucosamine/diacetylchitobiose ABC transporter substrate-binding protein; amino-acid sequence: MTVDKTPLQRRQFLKFALAAAAVAPLAGTLASCAASGGSETPSSTETGAVSAENPFGVAANSTVDAVIFNGGYGIDYVEFAANQMEQLHPGVTVKVSPSTKIAQELQPRFVAGDPPDLIDNSGAGAIGISTIIDQLEDLTSVVDAPNVEGTKIRDTLFGGVLEPGTFDGKLAAINYALTVYALWYSASLFEENGWTPPKTWDEAYELGTKAKEKKKYLFVWGKEAATYYQTLAISSAIKQGGDEVRLSLENLKPDCWSQQAVQEVFTAMKKIIDAGMFKPGGSGTQFTAAQAQWSNDEDALLYPSGSWIENEMKDQTKEGFEMTGSPEPTVSSSSAMPFTALHSTAGEPYVVPTQGKNVAGGKELLRVMLSKDAATNFAKTKLAPTVVKGTVPPDGFGSTALVSQTDMLSAAGNDIFSWQFVEYYGMNSDQLVLWNTFLDGKSSVADLTKGLQQITDKVASDDSVKKIEIK